Proteins from one Plodia interpunctella isolate USDA-ARS_2022_Savannah chromosome 3, ilPloInte3.2, whole genome shotgun sequence genomic window:
- the LOC128683981 gene encoding glycerol kinase 3-like isoform X2, whose translation MNMREFGRFGPLIGAIDEGTSNVKFLIFAANTSEVLTYHQISLKRFSPQEGWVEQDALEILDAVLECIDVTTDNLRKLDINPEDIVGIGISNQRETTVVWNSDTGQPLYSAIVWLDVRTSKIVDELVKNKGAQCVNAVVRCSGLPLSTYFSSVKLKWLLQNVTAIKESVVNGNCMAGTVDSWLIWNLTGGNLGGIHVTDVTNASRTQLMSLKSLNWDKGLLRFFDIPLQILPKIKSSSEIYGYISTGSLIGVPIAGCLGDQQAALVGQGCMRFGQVKCTFGTGCFLLYNTGDSIVYSENGLITTVAYKLGPDAPPVYALEGSVAIAGDTIQWLKESLEIINDVKDSEQLAAEAEDDEEGSVSFVPAFNGLYTPHWRKDARGILCGLSSRTRRRHVARAALEAVCQQTRAAAAALQRDCAPLQRLLADGGMAQNSLLMQMQADVLGIPLIRPLMMESTALGAAMAAGRALSVWPATTPVPPADTFLPSISSEERDIRRERWESALERCLGWTNDSDGKVKPHQSEEPDNTIAALPSGLFFLGTALLMVVADKLQVI comes from the exons ATGAATATGCGTGAATTTGGCAGATTTGGCCCATTAATAGGTGCTATTGATGAAGGGACCTCCAATGTGAAGTTTTTG ATATTTGCCGCCAATACATCTGAAGTGTTAACATACCATCAAATATCACTCAAGAGATTTAGCCCTCAGGAAGGTTGGGTTGAACAAGATGCATTAGAAATTCTTGATGCTGTTTTGGAATGTATAGAT GTGACAACAGATAATCTGAGAAAATTGGATATAAACCCGGAAGATATTGTTGGCATAGGTATTTCAAATCAAAGAGAAACTACTGTAGTATGGAACTCTGACACAGGACAACCTCTCTATAGTGCAATAG TTTGGTTAGATGTAAGGACATCTAAAATTGTAGATGAATTAGTCAAGAATAAAGGAGCTCAATGTGTAAATGCTGTTGTGCGGTGTAGTGGGCTTCCACTGTCCACATACTTTTCATCAGTTAAGCTCAAATGGCTGCTGCAAAATGTAACAGCAATCAAAGAGTCTGTGGTGAATGGGAATTGTATGGCAGGCACTGTTGATTCTTGGCTAATATGG aaTCTAACAGGTGGCAATCTTGGTGGGATTCATGTGACCGATGTTACCAATGCATCACGAACACAACTCATGTCTCTTAAAAGTCTTAATTGGGATAAAGGCTTACTACGATTTTTCGATATACCATTGCAAATTTTGCCCAAAATTAAAAGTTCCTCTGAAATATATGGTTATATTTCCACAGGGTCCCTTATTGGTGTCCCTATAGCAGGA TGCTTGGGAGACCAGCAAGCAGCGCTTGTAGGACAAGGTTGCATGAGATTTGGACAAGTAAAATGCACTTTTGGGACCGGTTGCTTCCTGTTGTACAATACGg gaGATTCGATAGTTTACTCTGAGAATGGACTAATCACTACTGTGGCATATAAACTAGGGCCAGATGCCCCACCAGTATATGCTTTGGAAGGCTCCGTGGCAATAGCAG GAGATACAATTCAATGGCTGAAGGAGAGTctcgaaataataaatgatgtGAAGGACAGTGAACAGCTGGCCGCTGAGGCGGAGGACGACGAGGAAGGCAGCGTCTCTTTCGTACCAGCTTTCAATGGGTTGTATACACCACACTGGAGGAAAGATGCTAGagg catATTGTGCGGATTGAGCAGCCGTACGCGGCGGCGGCACGtggcgcgcgcggcgctggAGGCGGTGTGCCAGCAGACGCGCGCGGCGGCCGCGGCGCTGCAGCGCGACTGCGCGCCGCTGCAGCGGCTGCTGGCGGACGGCGGCATGGCGCAGAACTCGCTGCTCATGCAGATGCAGGCCGACGTCTTGGGCATACCGCTC ATCCGACCCCTAATGATGGAGAGCACGGCTTTGGGTGCTGCGATGGCGGCCGGGCGGGCGCTCAGTGTTTGGCCCGCGACCACTCCTGTTCCCCCAGCTGATACATTCTTACCATCTATATCTAGCGAAG AAAGAGACATCAGACGAGAACGTTGGGAATCTGCACTTGAACGTTGTCTGGGCTGGACCAACGATTCAGATGGAAAAGTGAAACCTCATCAATCTG aggAACCAGACAATACAATAGCGGCATTACCTTCAGGATTGTTTTTCTTGGGCACCGCGCTGTTGATGGTCGTAGCTGATAAATTACAAGTTATATAG
- the LOC128683981 gene encoding glycerol kinase 3-like isoform X1 encodes MNMREFGRFGPLIGAIDEGTSNVKFLIFAANTSEVLTYHQISLKRFSPQEGWVEQDALEILDAVLECIDVTTDNLRKLDINPEDIVGIGISNQRETTVVWNSDTGQPLYSAIVWLDVRTSKIVDELVKNKGAQCVNAVVRCSGLPLSTYFSSVKLKWLLQNVTAIKESVVNGNCMAGTVDSWLIWNLTGGNLGGIHVTDVTNASRTQLMSLKSLNWDKGLLRFFDIPLQILPKIKSSSEIYGYISTGSLIGVPIAGCLGDQQAALVGQGCMRFGQVKCTFGTGCFLLYNTGDSIVYSENGLITTVAYKLGPDAPPVYALEGSVAIAGDTIQWLKESLEIINDVKDSEQLAAEAEDDEEGSVSFVPAFNGLYTPHWRKDARGILCGLSSRTRRRHVARAALEAVCQQTRAAAAALQRDCAPLQRLLADGGMAQNSLLMQMQADVLGIPLIRPLMMESTALGAAMAAGRALSVWPATTPVPPADTFLPSISSEGLMAFYVYCLERDIRRERWESALERCLGWTNDSDGKVKPHQSEEPDNTIAALPSGLFFLGTALLMVVADKLQVI; translated from the exons ATGAATATGCGTGAATTTGGCAGATTTGGCCCATTAATAGGTGCTATTGATGAAGGGACCTCCAATGTGAAGTTTTTG ATATTTGCCGCCAATACATCTGAAGTGTTAACATACCATCAAATATCACTCAAGAGATTTAGCCCTCAGGAAGGTTGGGTTGAACAAGATGCATTAGAAATTCTTGATGCTGTTTTGGAATGTATAGAT GTGACAACAGATAATCTGAGAAAATTGGATATAAACCCGGAAGATATTGTTGGCATAGGTATTTCAAATCAAAGAGAAACTACTGTAGTATGGAACTCTGACACAGGACAACCTCTCTATAGTGCAATAG TTTGGTTAGATGTAAGGACATCTAAAATTGTAGATGAATTAGTCAAGAATAAAGGAGCTCAATGTGTAAATGCTGTTGTGCGGTGTAGTGGGCTTCCACTGTCCACATACTTTTCATCAGTTAAGCTCAAATGGCTGCTGCAAAATGTAACAGCAATCAAAGAGTCTGTGGTGAATGGGAATTGTATGGCAGGCACTGTTGATTCTTGGCTAATATGG aaTCTAACAGGTGGCAATCTTGGTGGGATTCATGTGACCGATGTTACCAATGCATCACGAACACAACTCATGTCTCTTAAAAGTCTTAATTGGGATAAAGGCTTACTACGATTTTTCGATATACCATTGCAAATTTTGCCCAAAATTAAAAGTTCCTCTGAAATATATGGTTATATTTCCACAGGGTCCCTTATTGGTGTCCCTATAGCAGGA TGCTTGGGAGACCAGCAAGCAGCGCTTGTAGGACAAGGTTGCATGAGATTTGGACAAGTAAAATGCACTTTTGGGACCGGTTGCTTCCTGTTGTACAATACGg gaGATTCGATAGTTTACTCTGAGAATGGACTAATCACTACTGTGGCATATAAACTAGGGCCAGATGCCCCACCAGTATATGCTTTGGAAGGCTCCGTGGCAATAGCAG GAGATACAATTCAATGGCTGAAGGAGAGTctcgaaataataaatgatgtGAAGGACAGTGAACAGCTGGCCGCTGAGGCGGAGGACGACGAGGAAGGCAGCGTCTCTTTCGTACCAGCTTTCAATGGGTTGTATACACCACACTGGAGGAAAGATGCTAGagg catATTGTGCGGATTGAGCAGCCGTACGCGGCGGCGGCACGtggcgcgcgcggcgctggAGGCGGTGTGCCAGCAGACGCGCGCGGCGGCCGCGGCGCTGCAGCGCGACTGCGCGCCGCTGCAGCGGCTGCTGGCGGACGGCGGCATGGCGCAGAACTCGCTGCTCATGCAGATGCAGGCCGACGTCTTGGGCATACCGCTC ATCCGACCCCTAATGATGGAGAGCACGGCTTTGGGTGCTGCGATGGCGGCCGGGCGGGCGCTCAGTGTTTGGCCCGCGACCACTCCTGTTCCCCCAGCTGATACATTCTTACCATCTATATCTAGCGAAGGTTTAATGGccttttatgtttattgtctag AAAGAGACATCAGACGAGAACGTTGGGAATCTGCACTTGAACGTTGTCTGGGCTGGACCAACGATTCAGATGGAAAAGTGAAACCTCATCAATCTG aggAACCAGACAATACAATAGCGGCATTACCTTCAGGATTGTTTTTCTTGGGCACCGCGCTGTTGATGGTCGTAGCTGATAAATTACAAGTTATATAG